The window GCCCCGGCCATTTCTCCCAGGTTTTTCGTCGGGAGGTGGGGGTCACGCCCAGCGCCTACCGCCAAGCGTGACATGCCCTACCGTTTCTGCGAGGCGCTCGCTCGAATCGAGTATCCCGCCTGCGCATGTAAGCCGCCCCGCCTGCTCAGCCCCTGCGCGATTAGTGGATCTTGAGGTTTGTCGCCAGAAAGTCCATGAAGGCTCTGACACGTGTGGGCAACTTTCCTCCCTGCCCTACGTAAACCGCATGCACTTCAGTCTTCGCGATGGGCATGAAGTCCTCTAAAACCGGGACAAGGCGCCCGTCCGCCAGATCGTGCTCGACCTGGCAAAACCCTACGCGCGCGAGGCCGAGCCCGAGGATTGCAAGTTCTCGTACTCCATTACCGTCACTGGTCCGTGCGTTGCCGGTAACGGACACCGGTGTTAGCTGGCCGTCTGCGCTGACGAAGCTCCACTCCATCATCGGTGGGCTGAAGGTGAACCCCAGACAGTTGTGGTCTACAAGCTCGGCTGGAGTTTTGGGTATGCCGCGTGCTGCAAGGTAGGCCGGCGATGCCACGATAAGACCTCTCGTCTCGCCCAAACGCCTGGCCACGAGATTGGAGCTTTTGAGCGGTCCGCTGCGGATGGCCACGTCAGCCCGTGCGCTGATCAGGTCGACGACTTCGTCGCTGAGGAAAACCTCCACCGATACTCCAGGGTGGTGCTGCAAGAACGTCTTCAATAGAGGCAGCAGAAACAGACGCCCGATATCGACATTGCAATTGACCCGCACTGTTC of the Pseudomonas frederiksbergensis genome contains:
- a CDS encoding LysR family transcriptional regulator; the encoded protein is MRRLDINCFAEMNVFVRVVEDGGYTAAAKNCAMTPSAVSKLVSRLENRLGTRLLNRSTRRQLLTPEGAAFYERSLTILAAVDEAEQEAAASSAPQGTVRVNCNVDIGRLFLLPLLKTFLQHHPGVSVEVFLSDEVVDLISARADVAIRSGPLKSSNLVARRLGETRGLIVASPAYLAARGIPKTPAELVDHNCLGFTFSPPMMEWSFVSADGQLTPVSVTGNARTSDGNGVRELAILGLGLARVGFCQVEHDLADGRLVPVLEDFMPIAKTEVHAVYVGQGGKLPTRVRAFMDFLATNLKIH